The following proteins come from a genomic window of Fontisubflavum oceani:
- a CDS encoding CPBP family intramembrane glutamic endopeptidase, with protein sequence MAPARAFPQLWRLILGLLVVALVYVACFLVILALLTLTSGLDGAQAWLVRMGQATGPTSTLLLLATFLGMALGPFAAARWLHKRPVISLFGPRQKTLRQFLIAGLISAAIFGLSALIPTNVAVQPNLVPTLWLSYLPLALVGVLVQTGAEEVLFRGYLQQQLAARFASPVIWMVLPSALFAIAHYDPVTMGENAWLIVAATGLFALFAADLTAKTGSIGAAWGFHFANNVFALLLISLDGPLSGLALYTTDFGPDAAEVLRPLILRDMGITALVWLVIRLALSR encoded by the coding sequence GTGGCGCCCGCGCGCGCCTTTCCGCAGCTTTGGCGGCTGATACTCGGCCTTTTGGTTGTGGCTTTGGTCTATGTCGCCTGCTTTTTGGTGATCCTGGCCCTCCTAACACTGACCAGCGGGCTTGATGGCGCGCAGGCTTGGTTGGTCCGCATGGGCCAGGCGACCGGCCCAACCAGCACGCTGCTTTTGCTGGCCACATTCTTGGGGATGGCCCTTGGCCCGTTTGCTGCGGCGCGCTGGCTTCACAAGCGGCCGGTGATCAGCCTCTTTGGTCCACGCCAAAAGACGCTGCGCCAATTTCTCATCGCTGGACTGATCTCCGCCGCGATCTTTGGCCTCTCGGCGCTAATCCCGACAAATGTCGCGGTACAACCGAACCTCGTGCCGACTCTCTGGCTGTCTTACCTGCCGTTGGCGCTGGTCGGCGTTTTGGTCCAGACCGGTGCCGAAGAGGTGCTCTTCCGCGGCTATCTGCAACAGCAGCTTGCCGCCCGATTTGCCTCACCAGTTATCTGGATGGTCCTGCCATCGGCTCTTTTTGCCATCGCCCATTATGACCCTGTTACGATGGGGGAAAACGCCTGGCTCATCGTGGCTGCAACAGGGCTTTTCGCCCTTTTCGCCGCCGATCTCACCGCAAAAACCGGCAGCATTGGCGCGGCTTGGGGCTTTCATTTCGCCAACAACGTCTTTGCACTCCTCCTGATCTCGCTCGACGGTCCGCTCTCGGGCCTCGCACTCTACACCACCGATTTTGGCCCTGATGCAGCGGAGGTTTTGCGGCCGCTCATTCTGCGCGATATGGGCATTACGGCACTTGTCTGGCTGGTCATTCGCCTTGCGCTGAGCCGGTGA
- the accD gene encoding acetyl-CoA carboxylase, carboxyltransferase subunit beta — protein MNWITNYVRPRINSIFSRREMPENLWTKCDECGTMLFHRELAENLNVCTNCGHHMAITPRDRFTALFDNGIFTEVKVPQPLNDPLQFRDQKRYPDRMKTAQKNTGEAEAMLVAEGEIGRTPIVAAAQDFSFMGGSMGMYVGNAIVAAAERAVKRKLPLVLFSAAGGARMQEGILSLMQMPRTTVAVEMLREAGLPYIVVLTHPTTGGVTASYAMLGDIQIAEPNALICFAGPRVIEQTIRETLPEGFQRSEYLLDHGMLDRVTHRKEMREELITIIRMLTGQPPAVRGDLPAPESESAETAEVATAEEAPEAEAPKAP, from the coding sequence ATGAACTGGATCACCAATTACGTCCGTCCCCGGATCAACTCGATCTTCTCGCGTCGCGAGATGCCCGAGAACCTGTGGACCAAATGCGACGAATGCGGAACCATGCTGTTCCACCGGGAACTGGCCGAGAACCTGAACGTCTGCACCAATTGCGGTCACCATATGGCGATCACACCGCGCGATCGGTTCACCGCCCTTTTTGACAACGGTATCTTCACCGAGGTTAAAGTCCCGCAGCCGCTCAATGACCCGCTGCAGTTTCGCGATCAAAAACGTTATCCGGATCGGATGAAGACCGCCCAGAAGAACACCGGCGAGGCCGAGGCGATGCTGGTCGCTGAAGGCGAGATCGGGCGCACCCCAATTGTCGCCGCCGCGCAGGATTTTTCCTTCATGGGCGGCTCCATGGGCATGTATGTCGGCAACGCAATTGTCGCCGCCGCAGAGCGCGCGGTGAAACGCAAACTGCCGCTGGTGCTGTTCTCCGCCGCAGGGGGCGCGCGCATGCAGGAAGGCATCCTGAGCCTGATGCAGATGCCCCGCACCACGGTCGCGGTCGAGATGCTGCGCGAGGCCGGATTGCCGTATATCGTCGTGCTGACCCATCCGACGACTGGCGGGGTCACCGCGTCTTATGCCATGCTGGGCGACATTCAGATTGCCGAACCTAACGCGCTGATCTGCTTTGCTGGCCCTCGGGTGATTGAGCAAACCATCCGCGAAACCCTGCCCGAAGGATTCCAACGCTCCGAATATCTGCTTGATCATGGCATGCTCGACCGCGTGACCCATCGCAAAGAGATGCGCGAAGAGCTGATCACCATCATCCGCATGTTGACGGGCCAGCCCCCGGCCGTGCGCGGCGACCTCCCCGCCCCGGAATCCGAAAGCGCGGAGACCGCTGAGGTCGCCACGGCAGAAGAAGCGCCGGAAGCAGAGGCTCCGAAGGCGCCGTGA